The following DNA comes from Nicotiana sylvestris chromosome 10, ASM39365v2, whole genome shotgun sequence.
ccctggataatgggacctagctttcaaattcttagtaatacttggtaatatgatttagttttacactcacatctgtgcccagccgcCAAacgggcagaaaattttctttgtttttgtttattttgttaaggtcaggagcccgcctggagagcagggaatacatttcaagtcagcaattagGAGGCctcctagagagcagggaatacatttcaagttcagcagtcaagagccctcctggagagtagggaatacatttcaagtcagcaatcaggagcccgcctagagagtagagaatacatttcaagtcaataattaggagcccgcttggagagcagggaatacatttcaagttcagcaatcaggagcccgcctggagagtagggaatacatttcaagtcagcagtcaggagcccgcctggagagcagggaatacattcaagtttagcaatcaggagcccgcctggagagcacgggaatacaattcaagttcagcagtcaggcgcccacctggaaagcaagggaatacagttcgagttcaacaatcaggcgtccacctgaagaaaaggaaaagcatctcagattgcaattcaagtcagcaaccaaagaagcacacggcaagaatgcgagtcaacagtccgaggtgatcaacagaagttagtcacaataaagaaaaaaggaaaagggcaagaagttaatccaaatgcagaagttgatggagGATGTGAACTACTTAAGACATGatggaagtcacaagcactacaggtccggtcttgatccaaaaagctgaagaagaacgagctagcacctgcagctaacaagcgccaaggttAAAATCTAAAGTctacatgaagaaccattcaagactcaagatcaagcttcagaagacttatagataggaatcttgtaactagaaGTTGAAAGGCctagttagtcttttttatttgatttttgatgtaataacaggaaccacggaccggaacctcggcagaacggcacctcgactggctctccacctcggtactccatcatctcactcacctctgaactacacgtggcttgattcctttatagccaaggatatgtaggcagctcaaataccaaggctcggtcacattccccttttcttaGTTTTAGCCCCccccaaataagggtcgggtcaaaaaacatgtctagtcattctttgtctgaaaactcttcgcgtttccagtcaaagaggggtagttgtagacatgtaatttttgacgctccctaagattttttatattttagcgtaaaatatttaatttaggcctaatatagctatttcagcttacttttactattttactttattttattacaagaaaacaaaaaattacaaaaaaataggttcattaatgttttatagtcatttttaaccttgaaaaaaatacaaaaaaatagttttgctttaacggtcagtcttttttctttaataattatttttacttaagtagaactaattaatattttttataatatttttagttaattaagctaattttaaacATAGCTAGTCATAAAGGCCCAAGTTTCTAGCTCATTCCTTAAGCTCAATATCCAATACTCATTAAGCTAATCCTAGgaacccttctagactcttctttgaaacaaaaataaataaaagactcTAAGGACCAAATAGCAAATACACAAAATATAAACCTAAACTCTAGGACCTAGATATATAGACTCAACGCCTACAATGGATAAATATATACAACTAGAGCAGCCTTCAGCTAAAAAgacagaaacaagaacaaagccTGATATCCCTAAGAATAGACTCCTCAGTCGTTACACCAAAAGAACTACCCCACCGTTCtgctttcttcttcaaaaagccCCACCCATTCACCATGGATTAAAGAAAAACAGCAACGGCTAACCTAGGCCTAAGGATCAGCAGCCGCCGAACACCAAACAACGACCCTTGAAGATCGAGCTTCTTCTTCCTGAACAAAACAACCCTAGACTCTAACATCTTCAGTCGCAACTCCCACAAAATCAGACCCGCATAACCCTTACcccttttttcttcacaaaattGAAACACCAAAACCTTAAGAAATAGGCATACACACAAGTAGAGGAGAAAAGCGGACAAGAATTCTCATTCAATTGAATCAAGGAATTGATTTATTTTTGCTTGTATGGAGTTTGCAAGAGATCCCGAGTTTGCCGTTCGAGGTTAGGCTCGTAGTTTCGATCCTGGTTCTATTTGGACTTTTATCGCAATGTCAAGATCCGGACATAGATACGGTAAGTTTCATCCGTGTAGTCGCTGGAATTTTCGTTAGTTAAAAGAGTATTTCAGGTTCATTTCTCTTTTACTTCCTAATTTGACATCATTTCAGTTCTTTGATGTGCTTATTTATGCCTAGTCTATTTGTTAGGCTAATTCGTTTGTTAAACACTCAGATATAAGTTTGTCTATTTGTATTATTCCATAAGTATATTTGTTGGTTGAGAGCATTTGTATAGAACGATATTGAAGAATTGAAGTAGGAAGATTTTTTTTAATGCTTCATGGGTTGGTATTGAAAGTTGGGGTTATGGATTTCGTTCACTTATCCATCGGTTTGcttcatttattttattttagtggGTGTCTAAAGGATGCTAGTATGTTGTTTAATGAGACGCCTCAAAATGTGGTTTCCTGGGGTACAATTATTGATGGTTATTTGCAAGTAAGGAGGAGGAGCAAGTTTTCGAGGTGGGTGAATTCAACTTTAGGAAATTTAACTACAATAGTTTTGCTATGTGCGCTGTCTAATTATGTCCATTAACGTTgggttttcttctattgcttGTCAACTCTCTTTTTAGTCTTATGTAGTTAACTCTGATTAGCCGCATTGCTTGTGTTACAAAGTGTGGCTTTTAGCGCCTTGCATTAAATACAATATAAACAAAGCAACAGTGTTTATGCAATATTTTCTAGTGATGAGGAAGACAGAAGTAAGCCATGAATTACTTAGGCATTGTGGGTGTAGTGctactaaactttcttaatataGGAGTGTTGCTAATAGGCCATTAAATTTATTTAGTTTATATAGTTCGAGGTGTGTCATTActaaatttttcatggccctcgcaaaccttttattaacttgaaagtgcgtagttgctttaggcgcactatttaaattgatttccttaaactcgggtgtgcatttcatgtaacccaaatccaaatctcaacaacgttaaataaaatgtgtcatagaccgcgggtgcattttatgtggcgtggttcaagacgtgttttaaataacgttgaatcttccaaaaattaattaaaagcggttaataagctaAAATATACCATACgctaaacatgtattaaaatcagataattatgctaataataacagttgagcgaccgtgctagaactacggaactcgagaatgcttaacaccttctcccgggttaacagaatttcttactcggatttctggttcgcggactgtaatacagagtcaatcttttcctcgattcgggatttgaaccggtgacttgggacaccataaatctctcaagtggcaactctgaattttaaataaaataatcccgtttcgattgtcacttaaattggaaaaactctcttatacatgTGCCCTTTtccgggggtgtagtgaaaaaggaggtgtgacataagGGCTTCAACACTTTTGTTGCATCTGCTTCATTTTCACTTAAAAGATCCAGTAGAAGCAGGAGATGCTTGTTCTTCATTCTGTACCAGTGTCAAGAAACTAATTGTCTTGTCTCCGCATAAGATTATTGCAGGGAACAAGATATGTCTATGATTTCTTCTTTAGACCGATAGTGTTTACTATTAAGGCATGAAACTGAGCATATTGATCGTAGTTTGTTGGAATTGATGACAAGAGCATGAGATCTGGCATTCCTATACTGGCATGCCATGTGTCCAATGAGGTGGCATGCCACATGGCCAAAAATGTCATTGTCACGTGGGATTGAGCGTCCACCTTAGACAATTTTAACGGAGGAAGGTATATTTGATCCAATTGTATAATAACAAGAATATTTTTAGACAGAAAGTATAACAAAGGGTGAACTTGATCTTTTTCTCATAGTAGATGGGTATATTTGACCCTTCTCCCTATTcgtttttattttacttttaatgaCAATTTTATAGTCACTCAAATATTAATGGTATGTACACGATCATatgtttcaaaagtcttcttttcTTACTTTCTTAAATTTTGTATCCAGTTAAActaaattaaaacaaataaataatattaatctAATTCTTTAAAGCTATGTATTCATTGATATGATTATACACTATCCTACTACTAGTTACTGGAAGAGCAGGAAGATACTAAAAGTGGAACCATTATACGCTCTAGTAAATTAAGTTCAAACCAACACATAGCCTTCTAAAATATGTAGAAGAAAGACTTGCAAATTATACCAAAgttggaatttggatttttagAGGAAAGAACGACATGGACCAACACTATAACAGTCCATAATAAGAATGCAAGATATACCATAACAATGTTCACTTGAAGATAAAGATTAGATGAATCGCGGAAGGGGAAGTTCCTCCATTCATTGTTGATTAGCAGAAATAGGAACTCAAACTAAAAGCCATGAGCTAAACTCTATAGTTATAACCAATTGTTAAATTCATCTGTTCCGTCTCCGTTCCCTAAATGAGCTAGGTCTGCGCCTCCATGACAGATTTGTGCTTCTTGTAGCTGTTGGCCTTGCCTCGTGGTTATTGGACCTTGATGCTGATCTTCTAGATCCCCTGTTTTGAGACCTAGAACTACTCGCTGATTGATAGGCGCTCCCACCAGCATAACTAGGAGACTCATCCCAATCCCATGCCGAAGGCACCAAAGAGAACTCATTCAGGAAAGAGAACGAGAGCTCAAATTCAAAATCCAATAACATATTGATGTCTTCATTTAGTACCTCCTCAGCCTCTAAGTAACCATCTAACAGGTCAAATTGACCATCGTCGAGAGGCAGCTCAGTTAGAAAGTCATATCCTGGAAAGTCATCACCAAATGGTGCCTGATATGCAGTAAAAGCATCTTCAAAGTCCCTTTGTAGCTCCAACCTTGTCCAGTCAGACCGTCGGCTAGGGTCAGCTTCAGATGGCCTCTCAGAGGGATGTTGAGTCCTTGCATGCTTTCTTAGTTCAGCATAATTACCAGCGAAATTGCATGTCTCCAAGGAACAACTCCTTGTTTTGGAGTTCATGAAATTACGAGCAGCCTCTACAATAATCCATCCTTTGACATGTCCCCGGCAAAGAGGGCAAACAAGCTCAGGCTGCTGCTGCACATGAGACCTAGGTGCCCCTGATAATGCTTGCCCCCAACTTCCTCTGCGGAATGCAGTTCCTGATAAATTATCTCCCTCTTGTTGAGCTCCTACAGCAGATGACTTACAAAATTGATCAAAACAATTAGAATGTCGATAACTTGTGTCGCACATATAAGGCCGACAACCCTTGTCTTGTGAAGAACAAAGTAAAAGGACAGCATTGTGTGGATGCTCCATACATAGTGGACACCTAGCTTCTTCCCATTCTCTTTCATTCCCAACTGGTGGCAAAGATTTCTGGGACTCGAGGTCAGAATTCTTTGAGCTGCAAGCATAAGGAGATGCGTTTGCCCGGTTGAAGGAAAAGGAATTCATCCTTCTATCTTTCGGCATGTTGAGATGATGGGAGTCGCTGGACTGGCTTCTACTCCAATGCACCAATGCACTTCTGAAATGAGAAGAGCAAGAAGACAAATAAATGATTACAGCTAACCATGGGGGGAGGGGTATGAAGGACAGCAAGAAAGGAAACACGTTCAACAATGTACTCTCATTTGAATATTTCATGACCAAAAGAATCTGCAATAACTTTTCCCTCTTTACTTGTAAACAATTACATCTGTGGACTCAAAAGCTAAttgaaaaaccaaaaagaaaaaaaaaacatagacGCTAGAACAATAGGCACTGAGCATTAACTAAAAGTCACATTAATATCCACATTGTCAATTTACAGCTAAAGGTTTCTTCTCTTTGAGGTGTTCTTCCTCCCTCACACTCTTTGTTCTTAAGGTTTACTCATAGTAACTCCCACCTGTTACTAATGTGATTACTTACACTGAACCACTTGGGATCTGGTCTACATGATTCATAAATCCCTAATATGGATGTCTGATTATTCAAGAACGTGCACATTAAATACTCATACACATTCATGCAACAAATACTCCTGactactactgttgctgctgctgctacgtCTTAGTCTGAAACTGGTTAGCATCAGCTGTATGAATACTCTATATCCATTCTACTCCATTTGAACATGCTTCATTCCGACACTCTGCTACTTTTTCTCTAAAGGTTTCTCTAGCGTATTCATACAGGAAGGATAGGTATTCATGTATCGCCTATATATATAGATCTTCTACTTCCATTACGTTATGTTCTTCATCTGCATGTACTGGATAGACCGTAGATCTTttaagacaacttttattatGCATATCCATCCTTCCATGAATTAGGCTATTTTCCAGCATAATTCAGAAATTAAATGTTAAAACAGCTTAAGGCTTAGTTATTGTTATTACTCTACTAATCATCattaaacaaataaaataaacaaaatcaTTCAGCATCCACCAACTGAGTATCAATTAATTAAGCTTAAGGCTTAACTACTATTATTACTTTGCCATTAGGTTCCGTGATTGCCAAGAGGCTTTTCAGTTTCGCTTGTAATTTTTAGTAGACGGAATTTAGAGAACCTTTACGTTTTAGAAAACCCTAATCTGCCTTTTAAGATAAATTAGAATCAAACTAATCACAGCAGATACACAAACAAACGATGATACGTCGAAACTtaaaattcaaaactcaaaagaTACAAAATTGCATACACTTTACAGAAATTAACGAACCTGTGAATTAGGTATTTGCTAGGCGGTGATTTGAACTGTGACGAGGTTGGAGCTTCTTCACAGAAGTTTCCAGAAACAAAGAGGAGGACAAAGGATTTTGAAGAGGATGATAAAAGTCGGAAATATTTATAAGGAGTACGAAAAATCGGAAAGGACCAAAAAACCCTTTATCGGTTCTGTCTGACGAAAGCCTGGAAATTTTTAGCCAAGGCAGCGGCTCTGAACCAACGGCATGGGCTAGAGGGGTGCAAATGACTTTTTATAGTTTTTAGCGTTTGCTTCAAAATCAAATACGTAAGAGTTCCGAATTTGTTACcgttttgaaaattttaaaacttaAAATAGGAAAAATGAGTTTAGAGAAAATCAAACAACTGCCACCTCAGTTTTCGCAAAATTTGAAGATTTTTTTTTGTCTATATTgtattgaaaaataattttcataattttaaattCCTTTCACAAAAAATCTTCCTCCGCATTTTTGAAGTGAACATTAACTTGGAAATTAAGCTTTCCAAGCATTTTGAACGGTCCAAGATCCACTTATGAGAGTTTCATGAATTGAAAGCATGGTATcagaaatttaaattaaatttatgGTTTATTAGTTAGTATTGTTTAATTGGACGTGTCTATTTATTTCCTTATTCTTTAACGAAAATTTAATCAATGGTAGTATGATAACTAATTGGTTAGACTATTTATCAATAATGTTC
Coding sequences within:
- the LOC104243118 gene encoding uncharacterized protein, with the protein product MPKDRRMNSFSFNRANASPYACSSKNSDLESQKSLPPVGNEREWEEARCPLCMEHPHNAVLLLCSSQDKGCRPYMCDTSYRHSNCFDQFCKSSAVGAQQEGDNLSGTAFRRGSWGQALSGAPRSHVQQQPELVCPLCRGHVKGWIIVEAARNFMNSKTRSCSLETCNFAGNYAELRKHARTQHPSERPSEADPSRRSDWTRLELQRDFEDAFTAYQAPFGDDFPGYDFLTELPLDDGQFDLLDGYLEAEEVLNEDINMLLDFEFELSFSFLNEFSLVPSAWDWDESPSYAGGSAYQSASSSRSQNRGSRRSASRSNNHEARPTATRSTNLSWRRRPSSFRERRRNR